One window of the Sebastes umbrosus isolate fSebUmb1 chromosome 1, fSebUmb1.pri, whole genome shotgun sequence genome contains the following:
- the pa2g4a gene encoding proliferation-associated protein 2G4a: protein MSDEEQEQTIAEDLVVTKYKMGGDIANQALRLVVETATPGVSVLSLCQKGDAYIMAETGKVFKKEKEMKKGIAFPTSVSVNNCVCHFSPLKSDHDYTLKDGDLVKIDLGVHVDGFIANVAHSFVVGANKENPITGRKADVIKAAHLCAEAALRLVKPGNQNSQVTDAWNKIAQSFKCSPIEGMLSHQLKQHVIDGEKTIIQNPSDQQRKDHEKAEFEVHEVYAVDVLISTGEGKARDGGMRTTIYKRDPSKQYGLKMKTSRMFFSEVERRFDAMPFTLRAFEDEAKARLGVVECAKHELLQPFSVLQEKEGECVAQFKFTVLLMANGPHRITNGPFDPELYKSEHEVQDAELRTLLQSSASRKTQKKKKKKASKTAENATGQPTEDTEAVE, encoded by the exons ATGTCCGACGAAGAACAAGAGCAGACCATAGCGGAGGACCTGGTGGTCACCAAGTACAAGATGGGGGGTGACATCGCCAACC AGGCTCTCCGTCTGGTTGTGGAAACCGCCACGCCCGGGGTGTCGGTTCTCAGCCTCTGTCAGAAGGGGGATGCCTACATCATGGCTGAGACTGGAAAGGTCTTCAAGAAGGAAAAGGAAATGAAGAAAG GCATTGCCTTTCCCACCAGCGTCTCAGTCAATAACTGTGTTTGCCACTTCTCTCCCCTGAAGAGTGACCATGACTACACACTTAAAGATGGGGATCTGGTCAAAAT AGATCTAGGTGTTCATGTCGATGGCTTCATTGCTAATGTTGCTCACAGCTTTGTGGTGGGAGCCAATAAG GAGAACCCAATCACAGGCCGGAAAGCTGATGTAATCAAAGCGGCCCATCTGTGTGCAGAAGCAGCTCTTCGCCTTGTTAAACCTGGTAACCAG aACTCTCAAGTGACAGACGCCTGGAACAAGATCGCTCAGTCGTTCAAATGCTCACCAATAGAGG GTATGCTGTCTCATCAGCTAAAGCAACATGTCATTGATGGAGAGAAGACCATCATTCAGAACCCGTCAGACCAACAAAG GAAGGACCATGAGAAGGCAGAGTTTGAGGTACATGAAGTCTATGCTGTGGATGTCTTGATCAGCACCGGAGAAGGGAAG GCCAGAGATGGAGGTATGAGGACCACCATTTATAAGAGGGACCCCAGTAAGCAGTACGGCTTGAAGATGAAAACGTCCCGTATGTTCTTCAGCGAAGTGGAACGACGCTTTGATGCCATGCCCTTTACTCTCCG GGCGTTCGAGGATGAGGCGAAAGCCCGTCTGGGTGTGGTAGAGTGTGCCAAACATGAACTGCTACAGCCCTTCAGTGTGCTACAAGAGAAAGAGG GAGAGTGTGTAGCTCAGTTTAAGTTCACAGTGCTGCTGATGGCCAACGGGCCACACCGAATCACCAACGGACCCTTCGATCCGGAGCTCTACAAGTCAGAGCATGAAGTTCAGGATGCAGAGCTGAGG ACTTTACTACAGAGCTCTGCGAGTCGtaaaacacagaagaaaaagaaaaagaag GCCTCAAAGACGGCAGAAAATGCAACTGGACAGCCAACCGAGGACACAGAAGCcgtagaataa